In Elusimicrobiota bacterium, the following are encoded in one genomic region:
- a CDS encoding ATP-binding cassette domain-containing protein: MLNNLVLKTTDVSKSFLIEKTLFIGAPIKVKAVEKVSIALERGKVLGIAGESGSGKTTLAKIIVGFIRSDSGDIIIDNENILSYTRIELARKIQMIFQDPFSSLNPKLTVGTMIFEAIRTTNKNYEIKKRAIEILGFVGLPEASLKKYPHQFSGGQRQRIAIARALAVEPEIIVADEPVSSLDISVQAQIMNLFLDLKDNLGLSYIIISHDLNLLGSVSDEIAVMQNGKIVEQDKPSEIINNAKNPYTQNLVSSIPILNV; the protein is encoded by the coding sequence ATGTTGAATAATTTAGTTTTAAAAACCACTGATGTAAGTAAAAGTTTTTTAATTGAAAAAACATTATTCATAGGTGCGCCTATTAAAGTAAAAGCAGTTGAAAAGGTTTCAATTGCTTTGGAAAGAGGGAAAGTTTTAGGAATAGCAGGCGAATCGGGAAGCGGAAAAACGACACTTGCTAAAATCATTGTAGGATTTATACGGTCTGATTCAGGCGATATTATTATAGATAATGAAAATATATTAAGTTACACAAGAATTGAACTTGCCCGTAAAATTCAGATGATTTTCCAGGACCCGTTTTCTTCGCTTAATCCAAAACTTACTGTAGGAACAATGATATTTGAAGCAATTAGAACAACAAACAAAAATTATGAGATAAAAAAACGTGCAATAGAGATTTTAGGGTTTGTCGGTTTACCCGAAGCTTCATTAAAAAAATATCCTCACCAATTTTCAGGCGGTCAAAGGCAGAGGATTGCAATTGCAAGGGCATTAGCAGTAGAACCGGAAATAATTGTTGCAGATGAGCCCGTTTCTTCTTTAGACATTTCAGTCCAGGCACAGATTATGAATCTTTTCCTGGATTTAAAGGATAATTTGGGGTTATCGTATATCATAATTTCTCACGATTTGAATTTATTAGGGTCAGTATCGGATGAGATTGCAGTGATGCAGAACGGTAAGATTGTTGAACAAGATAAACCAAGTGAAATTATAAACAACGCAAAAAATCCTTATACGCAAAATTTAGTTTCATCAATACCGATTTTAAATGTATAG
- a CDS encoding ABC transporter permease gives MLKIYLNKLFKNKLAVTGTLIIISLILIAIFASWISTNNPIEGNIIERLQPPSKSHILGTDEIGRDVFSRMIYGTRISISVGIIAVGISVIIGTILGLISGYFGGKTDAIIMRFVDVMLCFPTFFLILMVIAFLEPNIYNVMIVIGLTSWPSLARLVRSETLSIKERDFITAAKGLGLKKRKIIFVHILPNVMAPVIVASILGVGAAILTESGLSFLGLGVQPPTPSWGNILTSGKDYIHIAWWLSFFPGLAILITVLGWNLLGEGLRDVFDPRAS, from the coding sequence ATGCTAAAAATATATTTAAATAAATTATTTAAAAATAAGCTCGCAGTTACAGGAACCTTAATAATAATTTCTTTAATTTTAATCGCAATTTTCGCTTCATGGATTTCAACTAATAATCCAATTGAAGGAAATATTATAGAACGATTGCAGCCACCGTCAAAAAGTCATATTTTAGGAACTGATGAGATAGGTCGGGATGTTTTTTCAAGAATGATTTATGGGACACGTATTTCTATATCAGTCGGTATTATCGCTGTAGGCATTTCTGTTATTATCGGAACGATTCTTGGGCTTATATCCGGTTATTTTGGCGGAAAAACAGATGCTATAATCATGCGATTTGTCGATGTGATGTTATGCTTTCCGACATTTTTTTTGATTTTAATGGTAATAGCTTTTTTAGAACCGAATATTTATAATGTAATGATTGTAATAGGGCTTACTTCCTGGCCAAGTCTTGCGCGGTTAGTTCGCAGCGAAACACTTTCAATAAAGGAACGCGATTTTATAACTGCCGCTAAAGGGCTTGGACTTAAAAAGAGAAAAATTATTTTTGTTCATATTTTGCCGAACGTTATGGCACCTGTAATAGTTGCAAGTATTTTAGGGGTTGGCGCAGCCATACTTACCGAATCAGGACTTTCCTTTTTAGGGCTTGGGGTACAACCACCAACGCCATCATGGGGAAATATTTTGACAAGCGGAAAGGATTATATACATATCGCATGGTGGCTTTCATTTTTCCCGGGGCTAGCCATTTTAATAACGGTTCTTGGCTGGAATCTTTTAGGTGAAGGATTGCGGGATGTTTTTGACCCGAGAGCGAGTTAA
- a CDS encoding ABC transporter permease encodes MINYVFRRLLLMIPVIFGITIMTFLVMHLSPGKPTDVLTDMNQKISVEAKQRLVAIYGLDKPIYVQYWLWVKRLVKLDFGKSFKDDRPVIKKIVERFPATLLLNFFSIILIFIVAIPIGVFSAVKKGSFFDKITTVSVFIGFSIPTFWLAILLMILFGLQLGWFPVSGFRSINFDELTVFGKISDLAKHLVLPVFISAFTGLAGLSRYTRSAMLEVLHQDYIRTARAKGLSETSVIFKHALRNALIPIVTIIGLTLPDLIGGSFIFETIFAWPGMGRLGYEAIMSRDYPVIMCVGTIVAVLTLLGNLIADITYAYVDPRIRYRK; translated from the coding sequence ATGATTAATTATGTCTTTAGACGATTGCTTCTTATGATTCCCGTTATTTTTGGTATAACAATAATGACTTTTCTTGTAATGCATCTATCACCCGGGAAACCGACTGATGTTTTGACCGATATGAACCAAAAAATCAGTGTAGAAGCAAAACAAAGATTGGTTGCTATTTATGGTCTTGATAAACCTATTTATGTCCAATACTGGTTATGGGTTAAACGGTTAGTAAAACTTGATTTTGGTAAATCATTCAAAGATGACAGACCGGTAATAAAAAAGATAGTAGAACGTTTCCCTGCAACCCTTCTTTTGAACTTTTTTTCAATAATACTTATTTTTATTGTTGCAATCCCTATCGGTGTTTTTTCCGCTGTAAAAAAAGGTTCTTTTTTTGACAAAATTACAACTGTTAGCGTTTTTATCGGATTTTCAATTCCTACGTTTTGGCTGGCTATACTTTTGATGATTTTATTTGGACTTCAGCTGGGATGGTTTCCAGTTTCAGGTTTTCGTTCAATAAATTTTGACGAACTTACTGTTTTCGGGAAAATATCAGATCTTGCAAAACACCTTGTTTTACCTGTTTTTATATCAGCATTTACAGGACTTGCAGGACTTTCAAGATATACAAGATCCGCAATGCTCGAAGTGTTGCATCAGGATTATATAAGGACTGCCAGGGCAAAAGGTTTATCTGAAACATCTGTAATTTTTAAACATGCATTGAGAAACGCACTTATTCCTATAGTTACTATTATTGGTCTTACCCTTCCGGATTTAATCGGCGGTTCTTTTATCTTTGAGACAATTTTTGCCTGGCCCGGAATGGGACGGCTTGGATACGAAGCGATAATGTCAAGAGATTATCCTGTTATTATGTGTGTGGGAACTATTGTAGCGGTTTTAACACTGCTTGGCAATCTGATAGCAGATATAACATATGCATACGTAGATCCAAGAATAAGGTATAGAAAATGA
- a CDS encoding L,D-transpeptidase: MKILKKIINIIFGLAIAIVVVMAVIDIYNFLSIRNEYNPVKRQIYYISKDIKQIEKERNKIYKQSNILKSRQLLLIENNKNLIEKSIYYSNENLLTSGRINEIINSKDIYILVDTKENVLYVKQKGQIIKEAKCSVGKGGTIVDKKTGRKWEFITPRGVFVIKSKIENPIWVKPDWAFLEDKKDIPLLNAPERRVEGELGKYAMDLGFGYKIHGTQKEEFLGRAVSHGCIRLGAVDLEYIYNIVKINKTVVYIY; the protein is encoded by the coding sequence ATGAAAATATTAAAGAAAATAATAAATATTATTTTTGGATTAGCGATAGCTATAGTAGTTGTAATGGCAGTTATAGATATTTACAATTTCCTGAGTATAAGAAATGAATATAATCCTGTGAAAAGACAAATATACTATATCTCCAAGGATATTAAGCAAATAGAAAAGGAAAGAAATAAAATATATAAACAATCAAATATATTGAAAAGCAGGCAACTTTTATTAATTGAAAATAATAAAAACTTAATTGAAAAAAGTATATATTATTCAAATGAAAATTTATTGACATCTGGTAGAATAAATGAAATTATTAACAGTAAAGATATTTACATTCTTGTAGATACTAAAGAAAATGTTCTTTATGTTAAGCAAAAAGGGCAAATTATAAAAGAAGCAAAATGTTCCGTAGGTAAAGGCGGGACGATTGTAGATAAAAAAACAGGAAGAAAATGGGAATTTATTACACCAAGGGGTGTTTTTGTAATAAAAAGTAAGATAGAAAACCCGATTTGGGTTAAGCCCGATTGGGCATTTTTAGAAGATAAAAAGGATATACCGCTGCTAAATGCTCCGGAAAGAAGAGTAGAAGGGGAACTTGGCAAATATGCAATGGATTTAGGTTTTGGTTATAAGATTCATGGAACCCAAAAAGAGGAATTTTTAGGAAGGGCGGTTTCGCATGGCTGCATCCGGTTAGGAGCAGTTGATTTGGAATATATATATAACATTGTAAAAATCAATAAAACTGTTGTATATATTTATTAA
- a CDS encoding pitrilysin family protein → MKKILFLFLTSYFLLLVSILSAQINKIQLENGFTLIHLEKKEIKLVSVNLFIKRGSASESDKEAGLTNLMADLLLEGTVNRTSEKIAIETELLGESISASCSNDFVGVSMIVPSENIVSAFDIFSDVINNASFPEKQLEKEKNRTIAAIKSKSDNIFDVAYDQFNEAIFENQPYHKPVEGYESTVSSINISQISDNYRKCFKPGNMVLSIAGDIDFEKAEMLVRKYFGNIKIIESEEKALSQKQFKDNWSNPSRKIYSGKFQQSYIMSGFVAPSINQKEYSTIKLINALVGNGMGSMLFTALRERNGLVYEADSFYPTRKEISAFVLYAGTSKENIGLVERTFQEELKKISEVNEEELKNAKEYLKGTYLLEHRTIQRQAWYLGWWEVMGKGYNYDMQYLNDIDNVSIADIKEVCGKYFNVDKLTTVIIK, encoded by the coding sequence ATGAAAAAAATATTATTCTTGTTTCTTACTTCTTATTTCTTGCTTCTTGTTTCTATTCTTTCTGCTCAGATTAACAAAATACAGTTAGAAAACGGTTTTACTTTAATTCATTTAGAGAAAAAGGAAATTAAGTTAGTATCTGTAAATTTATTTATAAAAAGAGGGTCTGCAAGTGAATCAGATAAAGAAGCGGGACTGACTAATCTTATGGCTGATTTACTGCTGGAAGGTACGGTTAACCGCACTTCTGAAAAGATTGCAATTGAAACGGAGTTGCTAGGTGAAAGTATTTCAGCAAGCTGTTCAAATGATTTTGTGGGAGTATCAATGATTGTACCTTCAGAAAATATCGTTTCAGCTTTTGATATTTTCAGTGATGTTATAAATAACGCTTCTTTTCCCGAAAAACAATTAGAAAAAGAGAAAAACAGAACAATTGCAGCAATTAAATCAAAGTCAGATAATATATTTGATGTTGCATATGACCAGTTTAATGAAGCAATATTTGAAAATCAGCCGTATCATAAACCTGTAGAAGGTTATGAATCTACTGTTTCTTCAATCAACATTTCTCAAATATCAGACAATTACAGAAAATGTTTCAAACCGGGGAATATGGTATTATCTATTGCCGGTGATATTGACTTTGAAAAAGCAGAAATGCTTGTTAGGAAATATTTTGGTAATATAAAAATCATTGAAAGCGAAGAAAAAGCTTTAAGTCAAAAACAATTTAAGGATAATTGGTCAAATCCGTCACGAAAAATATATTCAGGAAAATTTCAACAATCGTATATTATGTCAGGTTTTGTTGCACCAAGTATTAATCAGAAAGAATACAGCACAATCAAACTTATTAACGCTCTTGTCGGAAATGGGATGGGTTCCATGCTTTTCACTGCATTAAGAGAAAGAAATGGTTTAGTTTATGAAGCAGATTCTTTTTACCCGACAAGAAAAGAAATTAGCGCTTTTGTGTTATATGCAGGGACATCAAAAGAAAATATAGGATTGGTTGAGCGGACATTTCAGGAAGAGTTAAAAAAGATATCAGAAGTCAATGAAGAAGAACTAAAAAATGCAAAGGAATATCTTAAAGGCACTTATTTGCTCGAACACAGGACAATTCAAAGACAAGCATGGTATCTCGGTTGGTGGGAAGTTATGGGAAAAGGATATAATTACGATATGCAATATTTAAATGATATTGATAATGTTTCAATAGCTGATATTAAAGAAGTTTGCGGTAAATATTTTAACGTTGATAAATTAACAACAGTAATAATAAAATAA
- a CDS encoding ABC transporter ATP-binding protein has protein sequence MPDILSIKNLFVEYKVGEKSIPAVRDVSFTLNKTDSLAIVGESGCGKTTLGLSIINLLPKEANISNGKISFYGEDILQLKGDEIRKIRGAKIGFVFQDPLSSLNPVIKIGEQIRETLKAHNKDYSEDKINKILEMVQLNNPERIRNSYPHQLSGGMRQRVMIAQALAPNPEILIADEPTTALDVTIQKEILKLFEKLSKELNLTIIFITHNFGIISDLCNRIIVMYAGEIVEEGNTKEILKNPLHPYTKALLSAIPKANVKQTRFNTIPGDVPEPALLPDGCKFNPRCPRRIEKCLKNVPQLVENDNRKLRCFNP, from the coding sequence ATGCCTGATATTTTATCTATAAAAAATCTTTTTGTTGAATATAAAGTAGGGGAAAAATCAATACCTGCGGTTAGGGACGTTTCATTTACATTAAACAAAACCGATTCTCTTGCAATAGTTGGCGAGTCCGGCTGCGGAAAAACAACGCTCGGGCTTTCTATAATAAATCTTTTACCTAAAGAAGCGAATATCTCAAATGGAAAAATATCCTTTTATGGTGAAGATATTCTACAACTAAAAGGTGATGAAATAAGAAAAATCAGAGGTGCTAAAATAGGCTTTGTTTTTCAGGACCCGTTGTCATCGTTAAATCCTGTAATAAAAATTGGCGAACAGATAAGAGAAACTCTTAAAGCACACAATAAGGATTATTCGGAAGATAAAATAAATAAGATTTTAGAAATGGTCCAGTTGAATAATCCTGAAAGAATAAGAAATTCCTACCCGCACCAGCTATCAGGCGGAATGCGGCAAAGGGTTATGATTGCTCAGGCTCTTGCACCTAATCCTGAAATTCTTATTGCGGATGAACCGACTACTGCCCTGGATGTAACAATTCAAAAAGAAATACTTAAACTCTTTGAGAAACTTTCGAAAGAACTTAATTTAACAATAATATTTATCACTCATAATTTTGGGATTATTTCTGACTTGTGTAACAGAATTATTGTTATGTACGCAGGTGAAATTGTTGAAGAAGGTAATACAAAAGAAATATTAAAAAATCCGCTTCATCCTTATACTAAAGCACTTTTGTCGGCAATTCCTAAGGCAAATGTGAAACAAACAAGGTTTAACACAATACCGGGGGATGTTCCTGAACCTGCATTGTTGCCGGATGGCTGCAAGTTTAATCCAAGGTGTCCGAGAAGAATAGAAAAATGCCTAAAGAACGTTCCACAGTTGGTTGAGAATGATAATAGGAAATTAAGGTGTTTTAACCCATGA
- a CDS encoding pitrilysin family protein, with translation MKIVLRSIFFVILFSSLLFISNVYSEYIKLKNGVNVIFDSDKNSSLSAIQVWVRAGAVDESKEESGISHFIEHTIFKGTKTRTQKEIAPEIEKIGGIINAATSLDYTYFYTIVSSSYCLKAVEILTDAILNPEFPAEEIEKERHVVVEEIKRKDDNPQSQLFNEFYEQVYSPLKYAQRVIGTEEIILNLKRGDLLAFHKKFYTSENIFIVVTGNYEKNEVLAVLSNNFGKLPKIKSQKRIFSSKDLNVSKKLSKKIIKRDVSQAYILLGFPAANINSKDQFSLDIASYILGNGKASRLNKKFVEESRLAFNITSSFVTQEGPGLFYVYSQCLPGNVSTLSNRILLELLDISMNGVSDEELNRAKILLIRDKLLQLQTPDGKAEELGFYAVLGNKNIPESYVKNVRKVTTSNIKKVISKYLIFPDIPTIVITP, from the coding sequence ATGAAAATTGTCCTTAGAAGTATTTTTTTTGTTATCCTTTTTAGCTCACTGTTATTTATCTCCAACGTATATTCCGAATACATTAAGCTGAAAAATGGTGTAAATGTTATTTTTGACAGCGACAAAAATTCCTCTTTATCAGCGATTCAGGTATGGGTTAGAGCAGGCGCTGTAGATGAAAGTAAAGAAGAATCCGGGATATCTCACTTTATAGAACATACGATTTTTAAAGGAACTAAAACAAGGACACAAAAAGAAATTGCCCCTGAAATCGAAAAAATAGGCGGAATTATTAATGCAGCTACATCTCTGGACTACACATATTTTTACACTATTGTATCAAGCAGTTATTGTTTAAAAGCAGTTGAGATATTAACAGATGCTATTTTGAACCCGGAATTTCCGGCTGAAGAGATAGAAAAAGAAAGACATGTCGTTGTTGAAGAAATTAAAAGAAAAGATGATAATCCTCAATCACAGCTTTTTAATGAATTTTACGAACAGGTTTATTCTCCGCTTAAATATGCGCAAAGAGTTATTGGAACTGAAGAAATTATTTTAAACTTAAAAAGAGGTGATTTACTGGCATTTCACAAGAAATTCTACACATCTGAAAATATTTTTATTGTAGTGACAGGAAATTATGAAAAGAACGAAGTTTTAGCTGTATTAAGTAATAATTTTGGAAAATTACCGAAAATTAAAAGCCAGAAAAGAATATTTTCGTCAAAAGATTTAAATGTTTCCAAAAAGTTATCAAAAAAAATCATTAAAAGAGATGTCTCTCAGGCTTACATTTTATTAGGTTTTCCGGCAGCAAACATAAACAGCAAAGATCAATTTTCATTAGATATTGCATCTTATATATTGGGTAACGGTAAAGCATCGAGATTGAATAAGAAATTCGTTGAAGAATCCAGACTTGCCTTTAATATTACGTCGTCTTTTGTAACCCAGGAAGGACCGGGGTTGTTTTACGTTTATTCACAATGTCTACCCGGGAATGTATCAACTTTATCAAATAGGATTTTACTTGAGCTGCTGGATATTTCAATGAATGGTGTTTCCGACGAGGAACTAAATAGGGCAAAAATACTCTTAATAAGAGATAAACTATTACAATTACAAACGCCGGACGGTAAAGCGGAAGAATTAGGATTTTATGCTGTTTTGGGGAACAAAAATATTCCGGAGAGTTATGTGAAAAACGTAAGAAAGGTGACAACATCTAACATAAAGAAAGTAATTTCAAAGTATTTAATATTTCCGGATATACCGACAATTGTAATTACACCATAA
- a CDS encoding L,D-transpeptidase, translating into MIKFFRIILRICILFIFGIALFIHLKLPSYTNAMEHETSELNKQLKMLSNQKNYELILIQSDYSDVEVIKQDMIPSLENEKKSLMEQYKALFKENRLLNGQLNILTTKIIFDTTSNRLKLVKRGKIVSDIPVYKKFVQDFLKSEIDKKILKVLAKEKMPTPIRPVWTFEDITVEIPAENSPERLMTGALGNYAIYFTDFLIIHDKSKNYKYHDTINHVCIQLNTKAMKKFYDSIYVGNKLYVE; encoded by the coding sequence GTGATTAAATTTTTTAGGATTATATTAAGGATTTGTATATTATTTATATTTGGTATAGCTTTATTTATACATTTAAAACTTCCAAGTTATACCAATGCAATGGAACATGAAACATCAGAATTAAACAAGCAATTGAAAATGCTTTCAAATCAGAAAAATTATGAATTGATATTAATCCAATCCGATTACAGCGATGTAGAAGTAATAAAGCAGGATATGATACCAAGCCTTGAAAATGAGAAAAAATCGTTAATGGAACAGTATAAAGCTTTGTTTAAAGAGAATAGATTGCTTAATGGACAACTTAACATACTTACAACTAAAATAATATTTGACACGACATCAAACAGATTGAAACTTGTCAAGAGAGGAAAGATAGTGTCAGATATACCTGTTTATAAAAAATTTGTACAAGACTTTTTAAAGAGTGAAATTGATAAGAAAATATTAAAAGTACTTGCAAAAGAAAAAATGCCTACGCCGATAAGACCGGTATGGACATTTGAGGATATAACAGTAGAAATCCCAGCTGAGAATTCCCCTGAAAGATTAATGACAGGAGCTCTTGGAAATTATGCAATCTATTTCACTGATTTTCTCATAATACATGATAAATCAAAAAATTATAAGTATCACGATACGATAAATCATGTTTGCATACAGTTGAATACAAAAGCTATGAAGAAATTTTATGATTCTATTTATGTAGGCAATAAATTATATGTTGAATAA
- a CDS encoding peptide-binding protein, which produces MRQLLISFLIILISFSGCKKPVIEKSLVSKSVFGDYYIEASIGDASYLNPVLSSDSASGDINNLVFNGLVKYDKNIIIVGDLAESWNVSDDGKVIIFNLRKNVKWHDGQPFTAEDVKFTYEKLIDPKVKTPYSSDFELVTKFEIINPHKIKITYKKPFSPGLISWGMGIIPKHIFSAKNGESVDFNTHPANRKPIGTGPYKFVEWKTDEKIVLEANSDYFEGRPNIAKYIYRIIPDESVQFLELRSETIDSMGLTPDQYNAYQSFFKNYNKFRYPSFGYSYLAYNLLNPLFKEKKIRQAIAYSINKKEIIGGILLGYGVPATGPFPPTSWAYNPDVKDYEYNPEKAKDIFKSFGWKDSDNDGWLDKNGKKFEFTLITNQGNKSRSIAAELIQEHLKKVGIKVNIRILEWSTFIHQYVDKKNFDAIILGWALSRDPDQYGIWHSSQRKEGQYNFISYENKEIDKLLEEGRVIFDIKKRQKIYRRMHEILADEQPYTFLYIADALPVIHKRFIGPEVAPLGIGWNFKEWYVPKEKQKYTIQE; this is translated from the coding sequence ATGCGGCAATTGTTAATTTCTTTTTTAATCATTTTAATTTCTTTTAGCGGATGTAAAAAACCTGTTATTGAAAAGTCCTTGGTATCTAAATCGGTTTTTGGAGATTATTATATTGAGGCATCAATTGGAGATGCTTCATATCTGAATCCTGTCTTATCTTCAGATTCTGCATCAGGCGATATTAACAATCTTGTTTTCAACGGTCTGGTAAAATACGATAAAAATATAATAATAGTAGGTGATTTGGCAGAATCATGGAATGTATCTGATGACGGGAAAGTAATAATTTTCAATTTAAGAAAGAATGTTAAGTGGCATGATGGACAACCGTTTACAGCAGAAGATGTAAAATTTACTTACGAAAAACTTATCGACCCGAAAGTAAAAACGCCTTATTCTTCCGATTTTGAACTTGTAACAAAGTTTGAAATAATTAACCCGCATAAAATAAAGATTACATATAAAAAACCGTTTTCACCCGGTCTAATATCATGGGGAATGGGAATCATACCAAAACATATATTTTCCGCTAAAAACGGAGAAAGCGTTGATTTTAATACTCATCCGGCAAACAGGAAACCGATTGGCACTGGACCTTATAAATTTGTTGAGTGGAAAACAGACGAAAAAATAGTGCTTGAAGCAAATTCTGATTACTTTGAAGGCAGGCCAAACATAGCAAAATATATATATAGAATTATTCCGGACGAGTCAGTTCAGTTTTTAGAATTGCGAAGTGAAACAATAGATTCCATGGGTTTAACACCCGACCAGTATAATGCTTATCAGAGTTTTTTCAAAAATTATAATAAGTTTAGGTATCCGTCGTTCGGGTATTCTTACCTCGCATATAACCTTTTAAACCCGCTTTTTAAGGAAAAGAAAATAAGACAAGCAATTGCCTATTCAATAAATAAAAAGGAAATAATAGGCGGTATATTACTCGGTTATGGTGTTCCTGCAACCGGTCCTTTTCCGCCGACAAGCTGGGCTTATAATCCTGACGTAAAAGACTATGAATATAATCCTGAAAAGGCAAAAGATATTTTTAAAAGTTTCGGCTGGAAAGATTCAGATAATGACGGTTGGCTTGATAAAAATGGCAAAAAGTTTGAATTTACGCTAATTACCAATCAGGGTAATAAATCACGGTCAATAGCTGCCGAATTGATACAGGAACATCTTAAAAAAGTAGGCATAAAAGTTAATATAAGAATTTTAGAATGGTCAACATTCATTCATCAATATGTTGATAAGAAGAATTTTGATGCTATAATTTTAGGCTGGGCATTATCAAGGGACCCTGACCAGTATGGAATATGGCATTCGTCACAAAGGAAGGAAGGACAATATAATTTCATATCTTATGAAAACAAAGAAATTGATAAGCTTTTAGAAGAAGGACGTGTAATTTTTGATATAAAGAAAAGACAGAAAATCTATAGAAGAATGCATGAAATATTGGCTGATGAACAACCTTATACTTTCCTGTATATTGCAGATGCGCTTCCTGTAATTCATAAAAGATTTATTGGTCCGGAAGTCGCCCCTTTGGGTATTGGCTGGAATTTTAAGGAATGGTACGTCCCAAAAGAAAAACAGAAATACACAATACAGGAATAA
- a CDS encoding HD domain-containing protein: MHINKMIDLLKNKKDIWFVGGYVRDLLLGKETKDIDLVIRGNAKSIASDFANKSKGSFVVLDDFNKIYRVITGGEIYDFSKMQGKDIFEDLGRRDFTINSIALPVEHSSTSILTGIIDPFKGYSDLKHKIIRCISERNFIDDPLRLLRAYRFSGQLKFKVEKNTESFIKKHSVKLKNVSAERIQSEIFLILQSKNSYFTVLKIYDSGLLGVILPELTLMKNEAKCYYGKMGLLSHSFKTLKVLENFYDTNFKKIFPKHYEKINRHLDENISRILKRRTLLKLAVLLHDVGKPLSSKKIDGRLRFFGHEDTGSDIIGNIGKRLKISKDEIRYLKILTKHHMRLGNLTSASKLTDKAVWRYFRDLGNDAIDLIVLSVSDAYTYPESKIRNLHKTVANKLLNRYYLKKEKVVPEKLLNGSEIMKILKIPEGPLVGKILHKLEEAQVTKRVKTKEEAKKFIKNICKNMKKIYNEIVKKSNNL; the protein is encoded by the coding sequence ATGCATATTAATAAAATGATAGATTTATTGAAGAATAAAAAAGACATTTGGTTTGTAGGCGGTTATGTCCGCGATTTGTTATTAGGTAAAGAAACAAAAGATATTGATTTGGTAATACGGGGTAACGCAAAAAGTATAGCAAGCGATTTTGCTAATAAAAGCAAAGGTAGTTTTGTGGTTTTAGACGATTTTAACAAGATATACAGGGTTATTACCGGTGGTGAAATATATGATTTCTCGAAAATGCAGGGAAAAGACATCTTTGAAGATTTAGGGAGACGGGATTTTACTATAAATTCTATTGCATTGCCGGTTGAACACAGTTCAACTTCAATACTTACCGGTATAATAGACCCTTTTAAGGGTTATTCCGATTTAAAACACAAAATTATCAGGTGCATTTCAGAAAGAAATTTCATTGACGACCCTTTACGGCTTTTACGTGCTTACCGGTTTTCCGGGCAATTAAAATTTAAGGTTGAAAAAAATACCGAAAGCTTTATAAAGAAACATTCTGTTAAACTAAAAAATGTTTCCGCTGAGAGGATTCAAAGCGAAATATTCCTGATATTACAATCCAAAAACAGCTATTTTACAGTATTAAAGATTTATGATTCCGGTTTGCTTGGTGTTATACTGCCGGAACTCACCTTAATGAAAAATGAAGCAAAGTGTTACTACGGTAAAATGGGACTATTAAGCCACTCATTTAAAACTTTAAAAGTATTAGAGAATTTTTATGATACTAATTTCAAAAAAATATTCCCCAAGCATTATGAAAAGATAAACCGGCATCTTGATGAAAATATTTCGAGAATATTAAAGAGGAGAACACTCTTAAAACTTGCTGTGCTTTTACATGATGTCGGGAAACCGCTATCTTCCAAAAAAATTGACGGTCGCCTGCGGTTTTTCGGACATGAAGATACAGGAAGTGATATAATCGGTAATATAGGCAAGCGATTGAAAATCTCAAAAGATGAAATACGGTATCTTAAGATTCTTACAAAACATCATATGCGGTTAGGCAACCTTACATCTGCATCAAAATTGACAGATAAAGCCGTTTGGCGGTATTTTAGAGACCTCGGAAATGATGCTATTGACCTTATCGTATTATCTGTAAGCGACGCTTATACATACCCCGAAAGCAAAATAAGAAACCTTCATAAAACAGTTGCCAATAAATTATTAAACAGATATTATTTAAAGAAAGAAAAGGTCGTTCCGGAAAAACTGTTAAACGGCAGTGAAATTATGAAAATATTAAAAATCCCGGAAGGACCATTAGTAGGTAAAATCCTACATAAACTTGAAGAAGCACAAGTAACAAAAAGAGTAAAAACAAAAGAAGAAGCCAAAAAGTTCATAAAAAATATTTGCAAAAATATGAAAAAAATATATAATGAAATTGTTAAAAAATCTAACAATCTCTGA